Within Aliivibrio fischeri, the genomic segment TAGGCGCCAAGCACGGTCACCCGATTGTTCAGACGCATTAATTAGCTCATGAGCAAGTGGGTTGTGATTCGAAATCAAACCGCTGATGTGGTGACCAAGTGCAACAACACATGCACCGGTTAATGTTGCGACATCAACCACACATTCTGGTTCATAACGCTCAACATAAGTCAGTGCATCACAAAGCACTAGTCGACCTTCAGCATCGGTATTTAATACTTCAACCGTTTGGCCTGACATCGTAGTTAGAATATCACCTGGACGGTATGAGTTACTGCTTGGCATATTTTCACAGCCAGCAAGTACACCAACAACGTTTAGTGGTAAGTTCAGTTTAGCTAGTGCTTTCATTGCACCAAATACTGAAGCTGCGCCACACATGTCGTATTTCATTTCATCCATGCCTTCGCTTGGCTTAATTGAAATACCGCCTGAATCAAACGTTAAACCTTTACCAATTAGAACGATTGGTTTTGCAGCAGGGTCAGGGTGACCTTTGTATTCCATGATAGACATCATAGATTCGTTGTGAGAGCCCTGGCCAACCGCTAAGTAAGAGGTCATGCCTAGCTTTTTCATTTCCTCTTCGCCAATGATCTTGGTGGTTACGGTTTCGTAATCATCAGCAAGACGACGAGCTTGAGAAGCAAGATAAGCTGGGTTTGCTACGTTTGGTGGCATGTTGCCTAAATCTTTCGATGCTTTAACACCAGAAGCAATAGATAAACCATGAGCAATCGCTTTTTCACCTAAGTTAAGTTCACGGCGAGTCGGAACATTGAAGACTAACTTACGTAATGGGCGACGAGTCTCAGGCTTATTGCTCTTAAATTGATTAAAGGTGTATAAGCTGTCTTTAGTCGACTCAACGGCTTGGCGAACTTTCCAATACGTATCGCGACCTTTAACGTGAAGCTCTGTAAGAAAACATACCGCTTCCATAGAGCCTGTTTCATTTAGTGTGCTGATAGTTTTCTTGATGATATCTTTATATTGACGCTCACCCAGTTCACGCTCTTTACCACAACCAACTAATAAAACACGCTCAGAAAGAATGTTTGGCACTTGGTGCAATAGCAACATTTGGCCTGGCTTTCCTTCAAGATCACCACGACGAAGTAGTGAACTTATGTAGCCGCCACTGATTTTATCAAGCTGCTCAGCTATTGGAGATAAACGACGTGGCTCAAAGACACCTACAACGATACAAGCGCTGCGTTGTTTCTCTGGACTACCACTTTTTACACTGAACTCCATGCGTACTCCTACATCCTAAAGACAAATAGAACTAAATGTTAGATAATGAGTAAAATCTAGCAAGATACTGTAATATTCGTATACTAATTTCACAGGCTAACATTCAGCCAAAGATTAAAAAATAAATGGTTAACACGGAAATTATAGTGATTCTGGCAAAAATACAAGTTTTCTATAGGTAGATTCGACGTGATTATTATTAGATATTTGATCAAGGAGACATTAAAGAGTCAATTTGCGATCTTTTTTGTACTTTTTTTGATCTTCATGAGTCAAAAATTTATTAGTGTGTTAGCTGACGCATCAGACGGGGATATTCCTGGTGGTTTAATTCTTTCTCTTGTGGGATTGAATATGCCAGCTATGGGACTATTGATGCTGCCGCTTAGTATATTTATTGGTATTTTGCTGACATTTGGCCGCCTTTATGCGGAGAGTGAAATCACCGTAATGAATGCAACGGGGATGGGAAACTCCATTCTAATTCGAGCGGCATTATATCTTGCGTTAATTACAGGTGCTGCTGCTACTTTTAACTCACTTTGGTTATCTCCTTGGAGCCAAGAAAAAACGACACAGCTAATGGAAACTGTCGAATCTGATGCTGGTGTCGACTTGTTGCAAAAAGGACAGTTTCAACGCTCTCCAGATGGAAAAGCCGTCGTATTTATTGATGATATTAGCAATAAAAATGGCAAAGAACTGCACCACATATTTTTAGCACAACCTGTACCCATGATTCTTTACGCCCAAGTGTATTGGTTGCAGATAAAGGGGTAGTGAAAGAGCTTAAAGATGGTCGTCAGGTGTTAGAGCTTCAGGATGGAACTCGTTATGAGGGGATCCCAACTCGTCTAGATTACTTAGAGAGTAATTTTAAGTCTTATGAAGTTCTGATTGGACAAAAAGAAGTTAAAGAAAAACGTCGTGATTGGGATGCTATTCCAACGCTTGATTTAATGAAGCGTCCAGAATTAGAAGCGAAAGCAGAATTGCAATGGCGTATCTCTCTCATTATTTGTATTCCATTACTGACAATGGTGGTTGTACCTCTGTCTGCCGTAAACCCTCGTCAGGGACGTTTTGCTAAGCTTGGGCCAGCAGTATTGCTTTACTTAGCTTACTTCTTATCATTAAGTGCGGGTAAATCAGCGATAGAAGATGGTGGCCTTGCTCCTTCGATTGGTCTATGGGCAATTAATGCAACATTGTTGTTAGTTGGTATTGTTCTTAATTCCATGGACAGTGTTTTTGTTAGACAAATAAAAGATAAAATGCGGAGAAAACCAAAGAATGTTTAAGATTTTAGATTGGTATATTGGCCGTACGATTATTGCCACCTCAGCTCTATGTTTGGTGACGTTAGTTGGTTTATCTTCGATCATTAAATACGTAGAACAATTACGAAAAGTAGGGCGAGGAACTTACGATTTACTTGATGCATTGTATTTTGTAATTTTAAGTATGCCTCGTGATATTGAGATGTTTTTCCCAATGGCTGCATTACTTGGGGCTTTAATCGGTTTGGGTATGCTTGCGGCTAGTTCTGAATTAGTCGTTATGCAAGCGGCGGGTTATTCAAAGTTAAGCATCGGTGTTTCAGTGTTAAAAACGGCAATCCCATTAATGCTAATGGTAATGGCATTAGGACAATGGGGCGCACCTCAAGCACAGAAAATGGCTCGTGATTTACGTACTTTTGAAGTTTCAGGCGGTAATATTGCAGCGGTAAGAGCTGGCGTATGGGCAAAAGATGCTGATGATTTCATTTATTTAGCTCGAGTAGAGAATAAAGAAAAGCTGTATGGCGTAACGGTTTGGCAATTTAATGATAATCAAGAGCTAAATAACGTTATTTTTGCACGTACAGCAACCTATCAGGCCGCTCAAGATGACTGGAAAATGAATGATGTATCGATTACTCAAATGAAAGATAAGGCTGTGATCAGTGAAAAGAAAATCGATTCTTTAGATTGGTCAACAACCTTAACGCCAGACAAATTAGCAGTCGTAACCGTGAAACCAGAAGAGCAGTCATTAACTGGGCTTTATGATTACGTTAATTACTTAAAAGATTCAGAGTTGGATGCGTCACGTTATGAATTGGCTTTCTGGCGTAAAGCACTGCAGCCAATTTCGGTAGCGGTAATGATGCTACTTGCTCTGTCATTCGTATTTGGTCCATTGCGAAGTGTGACCATGGGCGCTCGTATTTTATCTGGTGTGATTGCAGGCTTTACGTTTTATATTTCTAATGAAGTATTTGGACCAATGACCTTGGTGTATAACATACACCCCATATTCGGGGCACTAGGGCCAAGTTTGGTCTTTTTAGCCGTGACTGTCGGTTTGTTAAATAGAAAATTATAATATTTAATTAAATAAAAAGGAGATGCACTAAAAGTGTATCTCCTTTTTTTTGTATTTAATTTTGGTACTTAGTACTAAATCGCTTTATCTAAAACAACAACGCGTGTTTTTGCCCATGTATCTTGGAAGGCGGAGTTATCGTGAGAGATAAATACTAATAAGTTGCCTAAACCAAATGCCGATGTGGACATACGGATAATAGCTTGGGTTAGTGTGATAGGGGATCCATCAAGTTGTTGTACTTGTAGTTTCCATGCTCGCATTCCAAGAGTTTGGCCTTTACACCAAAAGTAAGCAAAAAAGCCAACGAAAACAGAAACAAGAGTAACAGGGTAAAGGTTACGCCATAGTGGGTCGTGATTGAGATAAGAACTCACATCTGGAAATTCACCGTAACTAATAATGCCTGCGCCATAAAGCATTTCAAGCGTCGCCACGATAGCGCCACCAGTTAACATCATCACAGCACTAATGATTAAGGTATCGTAAAACCATGCTCCCATGCGGCGCATAAAGCCAGCTTGTTTTTGAGTGTTCATTTTTTCTTCCATAAATTAAAAAACTGACAGCAGTATAACGACTGTGAGGGAAAAAATGAAAATCAGATTGTAAATAAGTGCTGCTTATTTCAGCAAACAAAAAACTAAGAGTAATAAAGAGCTTGCGCCAAGATCATCTCTGAGTATAATCAATCACATCAAGCAGCAATGCTGATAAAGCCGGTATGGTGAAATTGGTATACACGACGGATTCAAAATCCGTTGCCTTCGGGCGTGGCGGTTCAAGTCCGCCTACCGGTACCATATTTAAACGATAAAGCCTCGATGAAAATCGGGGCTTTGTTGTATCTGGAGAATGGAAATTTAATTATCCACTTCTTATTAAAAAGCCCCAACCTAAGTCAGGGCTCTAGTACTAGTATTACTAGCCAAAAGCGTTACTGGTTTTCGTTAAGCTTTGCTTTTGCTTCTTCAACTTTAGAAAAATCTAAACCTAGCTCTTCAACAGCTTCTTTAATTAAAGCAGGGTTACTCATTACTAACATCATCAATGGCTGTAGTTTCTCTTGTGGAATACTAAGAGACTGAATGGTTGCCATTGCTGCGAATGGGTTCTGTGTTAGTGTTTGGAACACTTCTGCGATTTGTTCATCGCTTACATTATGTTCTTTTAGTGTTTGAATAATTGGATTCATTTAAATATGCCTTAATAATTATTGGAATTGGTATTAAAGATAATGACTTCCTAAAATCATTAACCAAGTAAAGCCTGCAAAGCACAGAGCGACGAATACAGCCGCAGAACCAATATCTTTGGCTCTTCCACTTAATTCGTGGTGTTCTGGCCCTATACGGTCAACTACCGCTTCAATAGCTGAGTTTAAAAGCTCAATCATAAAGATCAGAACAAACACACCGACTAATAAGATTTTTTCAACGACAGTGACATCCAGCAGTAAAGCGATAGGCGTGGCAATCACTAACATAGCAAATTCTTGGCGAACGGCTGCTTCATGTTTGAATGCGGCTTTTAATCCTTGGATTGAGAATCCAGTAGCTTTAATAATGCGTTTGATCCCAGTGTTCCCTGGTTTACCTGATGGTACGTCTGTCATGATGTAGCCTTAACGATATACATAATACAAAGGAGTGGGGTATGGTAGTGCTGAGATTAAGAAATGACAAGCATAAAAAAAGCCTCATCAGATGATGAGGCTTTTTAATGTGGCTCCCTTTGCTGGACTTGAACCAGCGACATACGGATTAACAGTCCGCCGTTCTACCGACTGAACTAAAAGGGAATTGTATGGTGCCTCGAGGCGGAATCGAACCACCGACACGAGGATTTTCAATCCTCTGCTCTACCGACTGAGCTATCGAGGCAAAAGAATGGTGCCGACTACCGGAGTCGAACTGGTGACCTACTGATTACAAGTCAGTTGCTCTACCTACTGAGCTAAGTCGGCACACTATATTCTTATGCTGTTACTGATGTTTCTTCAGTAACTAAAACCTTGTTATAAACAAAGCTTTAAAATGTGGCTCCCTTTGCTGGACTTGAACCAGCGACATACGGATTAACAGTCCGCCGTTCTACCGACTGAACTAAAAGGGAACAGGTTTTGTTTTCTTCTTTTAAGGGAAGAAATGGTGCCGACTACCGGAGTCGAACTGGTGACCTACTGATTACAAGTCAGTTGCTCTACCTACTGAGCTAAGTCGGCACGTATTTTTTATTAATCTTTAGGTGAAAGATTAAATTGTTTGGCTCCCTTTGCTGGACTTGAACCAGCGACATACGGATTAACAGTCCGCCGTTCTACCGACTGAACTAAAAGGGAATTGTATGGTGCCTCGAGGCGGAATCGAACCACCGACACGAGGATTTTCAATCCTCTGCTCTACCGACTGAGCTATCGAGGCAAAAGAATGGTGCCGACTACCGGAGTCGAACTGGTGACCTACTGATTACAAGTCAGTTGCTCTACCTACTGAGCTAAGTCGGCACACTATATTCTTTTGACTATTCGTGATTTAGAGTTTAATTATAAACTTAAAACAACACCAACAATCTTATTGTATGGTGCCCGGAGGCGGAATCGAACCACCGACACGAGGATTTTCAATCCTCTGCTCTACCGACTGAGCTATCGGGCAACGAGCGCTATTAAACGGATTTTTACCCTCAGCGTCAACTTTTTTTTCAAAATAGTCCGTTTTTTTGATTGTTTGATTGAATATTCAGCGAATGGCCTGTTTTATGGTTAAAACTTTCCCGAATTAAACTCTTTTTTAAAGGCGGTAACTTTTTCTAAGTAGCGTCTGGCCTCTGCATTTTTGTGCTTTTTGGTTAATGCCCAGTACACTTGATTGGGTTGTAGACTGTTTATGTTATTGATTGCACGACTTCTGCTGCTACTAAATGTATTAAATACGCCTCCAGCGCCACCATTGTAGGCGGAGATCATGCTGTATTGTTTTGATGTTGGGTGACGAATGTCTTTTAAATAACGCGTTTTTAAAATATGAAAGTAAGCCGTTCCCGTATCAATATTATTGTAAGGATTAAATAAATACTCAGGAGTTGGATCTCCTGATTTGTTTTTAACTAACTTAAATACATCACGACCAGCTGTTTTTGGTACAACCTGCATTAAACCATAAGCATTAGCCCAACTTACCGCATACGGGTTAAAACTACTTTCAGTTCGAATGATTGAATAAATGAGATCTTCAGGAATATCATATTTTAATGATGCTTTACGTACGATATCAGCATACTTGTATTCTCGGAGTTGAGTATGGTTTTTTACCATTGGAATATCGACGTAGTATGCTTTTTTATAATCGACATTTTTTTGTTTTAAATGATGTGCAATTAAATAATCTGCGTAACGACTGGCACGCCATGACCATTCAATTGGTTTTTTATCTTGATCTAAGACTTGTTGATATAAGAAGGGTTTGCCACCTAAGGTAACATCAGCATCAGAATAAAGGTCAACACTGGCAGGGTCTTCCGGTGTCAAAAGGGTGGTAATGATGGCTTGACGTAAATGCGCTTTAGGGTCAGTACCAGCAACCGTTTCGACGGTAACTCGACCATTAGTAAAATCCACTTGAGAGCGGCTTAAATACCCATCAGTGTATTTTACATAGGAGCGCTTACCAGCAGTAACAAGGTTTTTCTTACCCCAACGTTTTTCGATATTGCCATTGAAACTACTTATTAAACTATCTAATGCTTTAATATCTTTGGTGAATTGTCCAGGGAGTGGAGCTAGATTTTTAGCAAAGCGGTTGGTTGTATCGTAATTTACACCAAAAGTAGATTCTATTGATTCTCGACTACAACTGGTAAGCAGAAGACAGGTCGAGGCGATCAGTATAATTTTTTTCATAAAGGCAATATAGATTGAGAACTCGATAATAAGGTTAACGGCAGGTTTAACTTTGACTTAATAGCATAAAATTAAAGCAGCCAAATGACTGCTTTAATGTAAAAGTGATTATTCACTTGGAGGAGTGTAACCATCGATAACAACATCTTTGCCATCAAATAGGAAACCTTCCATTTCTGTTTCTAGAAGCTTACGGTGCTCAGGATCCATCATGTTCAACTTCTTTTCATTGATCAGCATGGTTTGTTTGTGTTGCCATTGCCCCAAGCTTCTTTGGAGATGTTGTCAAAAATACGCTTACCTAGTTCACCAGGGTAAAGTTGAAAATCTAGGCCATCGGCTTCTTTATTTAAACGAACGCAAAACACAGTGCGGCTCATGGTTATTCTCCATTAGAAATTTCGTACGGTAGGGCATCCAATAATTTTTGAACTGGTGCAGCTAACCCGACCGTCATCGGTTGAGATAAGTTATACCAAACTCCACGCGTTCCTTCCATTATCATGTTCGGTTTCTTCGCAAGAGTGATAAGTACAGGGGTAATATCAAGATGGTAGTGGCTAAAAGTATGGCGAAAAGCGATTAACTGTTGTTTTGATGCTACTTTAAAACCATAGTCTTCTGATAACTCATCAAGTGTATTTGTTGGTTGTTCGGGAAAACAAAATAATCCTCCCAAATGCCACTTTGTGGTCTCTGCTCTAACCAAACTTCGCCATCATGATAGTAGATAGCAAACCACGCTTCTTTAACTGGTTTCTCTTTCTTTGGCTTTTTGGTCGGAAAGTCTAATTGTCTATCTTGGACTTTTGCTTGGCAAAGATCGTTTACTGGGCACAACTCACATTTAGGTTTGGAGCGTGTACATACCATTGCTCCCATATCCATCATTGCTTGGTTATAGCGCTCAACACCTTGCTTTGGAGTATGAGTTTCAGCCACCGCCCACATTTCATTCTCAACGCTTTTTTTACCTGGCCAGCCTTCAATTGCGAAACAGCGAGATAATGTTCTTTTAACGTTACCATCAAGAATTGGATGATGCTGTTGCAAAGAAAGCGATAAAACAGCGCCGGCTGTTGAGCGACCAATACCAGGAAGTGCAATCACATCATCAATATTTGTAGGGAAAACACCATTATATTGTTCAGCAATGATTTGTGCCGTTTTATGTAAATTACGAGCACGAGCGTAATAGCCTAGCCCTGTCCATAAGTGAAGAACTTCATCTTGCTCGGCATGTGCTAAATCAACGATTGTTGGAAATCGTGTCATGAAGCGTTCGAAGTAAGGGATAACGGTAGTGACTTGGGTTTGTTGTAGCATTATCTCCGATAACCATACTTTATAAGGCGTTTTTTCTAACTGCCAAGGCAGCGTTTTTCGACCGTAATTATCGTACCATTCTAAAATAGCTTGAGAGAAAGACGTCATGACATGCTCATTCATTTTTATAATTCTAGAGATTGCACCACACTGTGATGAGTTTGTACACCCGATAGAAAGTAAGGATATATATTTGCTTTGAAGGTAAACCAATCGTAATTGTGTGTTAGATAAATTAAGTCTAAAGCGATTTATAATGGGAAAACGAAAGATAATACTTGAACACTGGGCTAAACTTTGGATAATGCCGGATCCACAATCCTTGTTCAGAGAATAACCAGGCAATCCAATCATGACTGAAGTGACTAAAAATGATTTTACCGAAGAAGGTAAAATTGTTCGTAAAATCCGTAGCTTTGTTCGCCGTGAAGGGCGTTTAACTAAAGGCCAAGAAGGTGCTATCCAAGAATGTTGGCCTAGCATGGGTATTGATTTTGTAGAGCAAATGCTTGATTGGAATGAAGTGTTTGGTAACAACAATCCAGTTGTTCTTGAAATCGGTTTTGGTATGGGCGCATCTCTTGTTGAGATGGCTAAAAATGCTCCAGAGAAAAACTTCTTAGGTATCGAAGTTCACCGTCCAGGTGTTGGCGCATGTCTTGCGGCAGCAAAAGAAGCTGGCGTAACTAACTTACGTGTTATGTGTCATGATGCAGTTGAAGTATTTGAATCAATGATCCCTGATTCATCTGTAAATACTCTACAACTTTTCTTCCCTGACCCATGGCATAAAGCGCGTCACCATAAGCGTCGTATCGTTAAAGCTGAGTTTGCTGAGATGATCCGTCCTAAGTTAATCCAAGGTGGTATCTTCCACATGGCAACTGACTGGGAAAATTACTCAGAGCATATGATTGAAGTTATGAATGCTGCACCGGGTTATGAAAACATTGCCACTGATGGTGATTTCATTCCTCGCCCAGATGAGCGTCCATTAACTAAGTTTGAAGCTCGTGGCCACCGTTTAGGTCATGGTGTTTGGGATATTAAATTCCGTCGTAACGCATAGTTAGTATTGTCGTAATACAACATAATTAAAGCCAACCTGAGTGTTGGCTTTTTTGTCCTTGCTGTCAAAAGGAAGTAGAAATAATGAAGCCAACAAAACAAATACTCGAAGATATTTTGGATGAAGTTCGTCCTCTTATTGGTCAAGGTAAAGTTGCTGATTACATTCCTGCTCTTGCTTGCGTTCCTAATGATAAGTTGGGTATTGCAGTATTTACCAATGATGGTGAAATGCTCACAGCAGGTGATGCGACAGAGTGTTTTTCTATTCAATCTATTTCAAAAGCGCTCAGTTTGACGTTGGCGATGGAACTGTATCAACCAGAAGAGTTATGGCAACGAGTTGGTAAAGAGCCTTCTGGACAAGCATTTAATTCTCTTATTCAGCTTGAGATGGAACAAGGTGTGCCCCGCAACCCCTTCATAAATGCTGGAGCGATTGTTATTTCAGATATGCTGTACAGTCGCTTTTCTGCTCCAAAGCACCGATTATTAGAGTTTGTTCGTAAGCTCTCAGGTAATGACCATATTATTTATGATCGCGTGGTGGCTAATTCAGAAATGGATCATAGTGATCGAAATGCTTCTATTGCTTATTTAATGCGTTCATTTGGTAACTTCGATAATGAAGTGATGTCTGTCTTAAAGAACTATTTTCATGCATGTGCATTGAGTATGAACTGCGTGGATTTGGCTCGTACTTTTGGTTATTTAGCCAATAAAGGTATTCAACCAGGGATCAGTGAGCCTATTGTTACTCCAATGCAATGTAAGCAAATTAATGCATTAATGGCGACTTGTGGTTTATATGATGGTGCAGGTGAGTTTGCTTATCGTGTTGGTATGCCAGGAAAGTCAGGTGTTGGTGGTGGCATTATTGCTATCGTTCCTGGCGAAATGACTATTGCAGTATGGTCTCCAGAGCTTGATCCATCAGGGAATTCGCTTGCAGGTACTAAAGCATTAGAGCTGCTTTCAGAACGTATCGGACGTTCGATATTTTAAGATAAGAGCTAGGTTAAGGACGGTCGCAAGCTCCCTAAAGGTTTCAGGAAAAGATTCTTTGCTCTTACTGAAACCTTTAAGCGAAGCGAACTGAAGCTGGCTCTTAATCCTCATCCCCCATGAACGCTTCCAACAAATCATTCAAAAACAACTTACCATGCTCTGTGATTTGCCAGTGCGTTTCGGTTTCATCGAGATACTTTTTCTCTTTCGCCCAATCGATGGTTTCTTGAATGGTGTCAAAACCTAAGCCTGTTGTATCTAAGAACTCTTGCTTTGGACACGCTTCTAATAGACGAAAACGGTTCATAAAGAATTCGAAAGGTCTATCGTGATCCATTACCTCTTGCTCATCGATTAAATAAGGTTTTGTTAGATCTAGAAATCCGCGAGGATGCTTAATTTTCGTGGTTCTAACAATACGGCCGTCAGCGAAACTCAATTTACCATGGGCACCACAACCGATACCAAGGTAGTCACCAAAGCGCCAATAATTTAAGTTATGGCGACACTGATAACCTACTTTACTGTAGCCAGATATTTCATACTGAACATAACCTGCTTTGGCAAGCATCTGATGACCTTGCTCGAAAATATCCCATAGGTCGTCGTCGTCAGGCAATGTTGGTGGCTTATAGTAAAACACGGTATTTGGTTCAATGGTTAATTGATACCAAGACAAATGAGGAGGATTAAGATCAATAGCTTGTTGTAAATCAGACAGTGCATCCTCAATACTTTGGTTTGGTAAACCGTGCATAAGATCGAGGTTGAAGCTGTTTAGTTGTGCTTCATGAGCAAGATGCGCAGCTCGAATCGCTTCATCTTTACCGTGAATTCGACCAAGCTTTTCTAGTTTTTCTTGCTGAAAGCTTTGTACACCAATAGAAATACGGTTAACGCCCGCTTGTCGATATTCAACAAAGCGACCCGCTTCAACGGTTCCCGGATTGGCTTCCATTGTGATCTCAATATCATCAGCAAATGGAAGGCGCTTTTCAACTTCACTTAGTAGTCGTTTTATCTCAGGAGCAGTGATTAGGCTTGGTGTACCACCACCAATAAAAATAGAATGCAGCTTACGTGGTTCACTTTGCATATCATAACGAGCAAGATCCGTATCAAGATCATCAATCAAGGCTGAAATGTATTGAGCTTCTGGGATCTCAGTTTTTAAAGCATGAGAGTTAAAGTCACAATATGGACATTTCTGAATGCACCAAGGAATATGAATATATAGGCTTAGAGGTGGTGGAATAAGCATTACTTACTGACCTTCTTTTAATGCTGCAAAGAGCTTTTTCAGAGCTTGGCCACGGTGAGATAGTTGTTTTTTACGTGCAGGTTCAAGTTCAGCAGATGAACAGTTATCTTCACTTACCCAGAAAATAGGATCATAACCGAAGCCGTTTTCACCTTTTTGCTTTGTCGTGATATGACCTTCCCATGTTCCATGACAAATCAATGGTGTTGGATCGTTTTCATGTTTCATCAGAACTAAAACACAATGGAAGCGAGCTGTACGTTTTTCAGCAGGAATGCCTTCCATCGCGGCGAGCATTTTATCAATGTTCTTTTGATCCGTCGCTCCTTCGCCAGAATAACGAGCAGAATAAACACCCGGTGCGCCATTTAGCGCATCAACTTCTAAACCTGAATCATCAGCAATAGCAGGTAAGCCCGTTTCTTTTGCTGCATGACGCGCTTTGATGATGGCATTTTCAATGAATGTTGTGCCTGTTTCAGCTACATCAGAGACGTTATATTCACTTTGTGCTACTACATCAAAACCAAAATCCGCTAGGATGTCGGCCATTTCACGAACTTTACCTTGGTTGCCCGTTGCTAATACGATTTTACTCATAATGGTTCTCTTACTCTTCTACGTAAAACTTTTGGTTGAACTTTAACT encodes:
- the mltC gene encoding membrane-bound lytic murein transglycosylase MltC encodes the protein MKKIILIASTCLLLTSCSRESIESTFGVNYDTTNRFAKNLAPLPGQFTKDIKALDSLISSFNGNIEKRWGKKNLVTAGKRSYVKYTDGYLSRSQVDFTNGRVTVETVAGTDPKAHLRQAIITTLLTPEDPASVDLYSDADVTLGGKPFLYQQVLDQDKKPIEWSWRASRYADYLIAHHLKQKNVDYKKAYYVDIPMVKNHTQLREYKYADIVRKASLKYDIPEDLIYSIIRTESSFNPYAVSWANAYGLMQVVPKTAGRDVFKLVKNKSGDPTPEYLFNPYNNIDTGTAYFHILKTRYLKDIRHPTSKQYSMISAYNGGAGGVFNTFSSSRSRAINNINSLQPNQVYWALTKKHKNAEARRYLEKVTAFKKEFNSGKF
- a CDS encoding diacylglycerol kinase; the encoded protein is MTDVPSGKPGNTGIKRIIKATGFSIQGLKAAFKHEAAVRQEFAMLVIATPIALLLDVTVVEKILLVGVFVLIFMIELLNSAIEAVVDRIGPEHHELSGRAKDIGSAAVFVALCFAGFTWLMILGSHYL
- the glsB gene encoding glutaminase B — its product is MKPTKQILEDILDEVRPLIGQGKVADYIPALACVPNDKLGIAVFTNDGEMLTAGDATECFSIQSISKALSLTLAMELYQPEELWQRVGKEPSGQAFNSLIQLEMEQGVPRNPFINAGAIVISDMLYSRFSAPKHRLLEFVRKLSGNDHIIYDRVVANSEMDHSDRNASIAYLMRSFGNFDNEVMSVLKNYFHACALSMNCVDLARTFGYLANKGIQPGISEPIVTPMQCKQINALMATCGLYDGAGEFAYRVGMPGKSGVGGGIIAIVPGEMTIAVWSPELDPSGNSLAGTKALELLSERIGRSIF
- the pepA gene encoding leucyl aminopeptidase produces the protein MEFSVKSGSPEKQRSACIVVGVFEPRRLSPIAEQLDKISGGYISSLLRRGDLEGKPGQMLLLHQVPNILSERVLLVGCGKERELGERQYKDIIKKTISTLNETGSMEAVCFLTELHVKGRDTYWKVRQAVESTKDSLYTFNQFKSNKPETRRPLRKLVFNVPTRRELNLGEKAIAHGLSIASGVKASKDLGNMPPNVANPAYLASQARRLADDYETVTTKIIGEEEMKKLGMTSYLAVGQGSHNESMMSIMEYKGHPDPAAKPIVLIGKGLTFDSGGISIKPSEGMDEMKYDMCGAASVFGAMKALAKLNLPLNVVGVLAGCENMPSSNSYRPGDILTTMSGQTVEVLNTDAEGRLVLCDALTYVERYEPECVVDVATLTGACVVALGHHISGLISNHNPLAHELINASEQSGDRAWRLPMAEEYNEQLSSPFADMGNIGGKAAGTITAGCFLSRFAKKYHWAHIDSAGTAWVSGANKGSTGRPVSLLVQFLLNRSGQENEE
- a CDS encoding DUF2999 domain-containing protein, whose product is MNPIIQTLKEHNVSDEQIAEVFQTLTQNPFAAMATIQSLSIPQEKLQPLMMLVMSNPALIKEAVEELGLDFSKVEEAKAKLNENQ
- the lptG gene encoding LPS export ABC transporter permease LptG, producing the protein MFKILDWYIGRTIIATSALCLVTLVGLSSIIKYVEQLRKVGRGTYDLLDALYFVILSMPRDIEMFFPMAALLGALIGLGMLAASSELVVMQAAGYSKLSIGVSVLKTAIPLMLMVMALGQWGAPQAQKMARDLRTFEVSGGNIAAVRAGVWAKDADDFIYLARVENKEKLYGVTVWQFNDNQELNNVIFARTATYQAAQDDWKMNDVSITQMKDKAVISEKKIDSLDWSTTLTPDKLAVVTVKPEEQSLTGLYDYVNYLKDSELDASRYELAFWRKALQPISVAVMMLLALSFVFGPLRSVTMGARILSGVIAGFTFYISNEVFGPMTLVYNIHPIFGALGPSLVFLAVTVGLLNRKL
- the trmB gene encoding tRNA (guanosine(46)-N7)-methyltransferase TrmB — translated: MTEVTKNDFTEEGKIVRKIRSFVRREGRLTKGQEGAIQECWPSMGIDFVEQMLDWNEVFGNNNPVVLEIGFGMGASLVEMAKNAPEKNFLGIEVHRPGVGACLAAAKEAGVTNLRVMCHDAVEVFESMIPDSSVNTLQLFFPDPWHKARHHKRRIVKAEFAEMIRPKLIQGGIFHMATDWENYSEHMIEVMNAAPGYENIATDGDFIPRPDERPLTKFEARGHRLGHGVWDIKFRRNA
- the hemW gene encoding radical SAM family heme chaperone HemW, whose protein sequence is MLIPPPLSLYIHIPWCIQKCPYCDFNSHALKTEIPEAQYISALIDDLDTDLARYDMQSEPRKLHSIFIGGGTPSLITAPEIKRLLSEVEKRLPFADDIEITMEANPGTVEAGRFVEYRQAGVNRISIGVQSFQQEKLEKLGRIHGKDEAIRAAHLAHEAQLNSFNLDLMHGLPNQSIEDALSDLQQAIDLNPPHLSWYQLTIEPNTVFYYKPPTLPDDDDLWDIFEQGHQMLAKAGYVQYEISGYSKVGYQCRHNLNYWRFGDYLGIGCGAHGKLSFADGRIVRTTKIKHPRGFLDLTKPYLIDEQEVMDHDRPFEFFMNRFRLLEACPKQEFLDTTGLGFDTIQETIDWAKEKKYLDETETHWQITEHGKLFLNDLLEAFMGDED
- a CDS encoding RDD family protein — protein: MNTQKQAGFMRRMGAWFYDTLIISAVMMLTGGAIVATLEMLYGAGIISYGEFPDVSSYLNHDPLWRNLYPVTLVSVFVGFFAYFWCKGQTLGMRAWKLQVQQLDGSPITLTQAIIRMSTSAFGLGNLLVFISHDNSAFQDTWAKTRVVVLDKAI